Proteins found in one Plasmodium knowlesi strain H genome assembly, chromosome: 12 genomic segment:
- a CDS encoding proteasome subunit beta type-7, putative has product MKLEYMNALKEESGGFNFENIKRNEILKEKGITFPNFRKTGTTICGLVCQNAVILGADTRATEGPIVADKNCSKLHYISKNIYCAGAGVAGDLEHTTLWLQHNVELHRLNTNTQPRVAMCVSRLTQELFKYQGYKVCAIVLGGVDVTGPQLYGIHPHGSSCLLPFTALGSGSLSAMAVLEAKYRDNMTIEEGKELVCEAICAGIFNDLGSGGNVDICVITKDGSQHIRPYKQPNVRLYHLAQPTVFPKGTTPVLCQKIENIKKYITVEDA; this is encoded by the coding sequence ATGAAACTCGAATATATGAATGCgttgaaagaagaaagtggaggatttaattttgaaaatatcaagagaaatgaaattttgaaggaaaagggaataacATTTCCCAATTTTCGAAAAACGGGAACAACCATATGTGGCTTGGTATGCCAAAATGCGGTTATTTTGGGAGCTGATACGAGAGCTACGGAAGGTCCAATAGTAGCAGATAAAAATTGTAGCAAATTACACTAtataagtaaaaatatatactgtGCAGGTGCAGGAGTAGCTGGAGACCTGGAGCATACTACCTTATGGTTGCAACACAATGTCGAATTGCATCGTTTAAATACGAATACGCAGCCCCGAGTAGCTATGTGTGTTTCAAGATTGACACAAGAACTGTTTAAGTACCAAGGATATAAAGTGTGCGCTATAGTGTTAGGAGGGGTAGATGTTACCGGCCCTCAGCTGTATGGTATTCATCCGCATGGTTCTTCCTGCTTGTTACCTTTCACTGCTTTGGGGTCTGGATCCCTTAGTGCTATGGCTGTATTGGAAGCTAAGTACAGGGATAATATGACTatagaagaagggaaagaactCGTGTGCGAAGCTATATGTGCAGGTATTTTTAACGATCTGGGTTCAGGTGGAAATGTGGACATTTGCGTTATAACGAAGGATGGTTCGCAACACATAAGACCGTATAAGCAGCCGAACGTTCGACTATATCACTTGGCGCAACCGACTGTTTTTCCAAAGGGAACCACCCCTGTGTTGTgtcaaaaaattgaaaatattaaaaaatacatcacTGTGGAGGATGCATGA